The segment CAGcttgtggcactgcctggggttaTTCTGCATGAACTAAAAACTGGAGGTAGGCTGACCACTGAACTTTTGAAAACAATATGCCTTCCAAACCTACATAAAATCAGGACAATTCAGTAATGGATGAAGAATATGTATGGATACCATTATCTGAGGCATAAGCTGTCTTTGCTAGTCTTCCAATTAAGGTATACGTTTTTATAGACAAACCTGCTGTAATAACAGCAAGTtagaaaagcacagcagaattCTGGAGTGCAAGGTTCTGTTGTCTAGAAAATGTATTTGGATTTCCAGCTTCTTAAACAAGAAGCTTTTAATGCTTTTCCACTTAATGGTTGAGTTGACAATGTCAGAAACCCACTTTGGTTGAATAGCATATGAATAGCATATGAACTTTCAACTTTGGTTGAATGGCATATGAACTTTCAAACAGTGCATGACACCTCACCCTATGTGACTTGTAACAAAGCTTTTTGTTTAAACTGAGGTCTTAGCCTAACCCTTGTACAAGTTCCCTTCATCAATTACTTCAACAATAACAAGACTtgggtttaaaaaataatctgaagttAGCCTAATGAATAAGAAGAGAATCAGACTCCAAGAAATCATACAACCCACCACTCATTTGTAGACAAGTGTTATTATGTTTTAGGATTAAACCAAGTTACGTTTAATGAACGTACAATACAACATTTATATCCCCTTAGTAGAGGTAGAAAGCCAGTGTTTTAATCTAATCCATTCAGATCAGAAATACTGATACCAGATACTGATTTATTGCTATTAGTGATAACCAAATTTGAGAGCTTATACTGTCAGCAAGGTAGCATGAATACAGTTGCAATCTCCAATATTCAGAGTAAAACATATCCACACCTGTAGTAAGACAATAGCAGATTCTACCAAGAATCTGCTGCTTCTTGTAAACATTGTATTTGTGCAGAtgtttaatttctaaaatcATGAAAGGCAAGGTTAGTAGCAGAAAACACATCCAGTTTCACATTCGGCAATATAAGAACCCTGCTCTTCAAGGACAACTAAAAACCTAGCAGCACATTTCAAACAATATTACAAGTTTTTTCTTAATTACCCACCCTTCAAAGTCCCTCCCCCccaaatcaaataaaaacaacaaaaatctgaCACGAAAAATAAAGTGCAGTACCCAGAAAAATAAGTGTCAAGAAAATAGccatgtttgtttctttgggaaaaaaaaaaaaaaaaggaaattaaaagagTACTTGGCCTCAGTCTTAAAAGTACTATAATGTGTCCATCATTTTGGATTCTTCTTCATCTCTTTGTATCACCGAGTTGAAACTGCAGACATCTGTGTTTATGGAACCTTGCAGATCTCCTGTGTTCTGCAACAGATAAAACCTGACAGCTTAGTGCTTCATGATTGTATAGATGGAGggagaaacagagagagagaaacaaagacTGTTTCCATTGTCCATCTTATGATGAGACAAATTTACAATAGAAAGGAAGTAAGATCTGAAAACATCCTCCACCAGTATTTTTTCACTGTgtcaagattttttaaaatttgctagCATAGCTTATATTTGGTCTTAATACTTCTAGCACCTAACtgcatatttatataaaattcaGCTATTTGATCTACCTCTGAGAGGTACTTTAATCATATTATTTCAAACAAGTACATTAAATTATGACTCCTTTCCTAATACATAATTTTTGACAATCTTTTAAGTTGTTTCTTCATTACAGAATGTGGCCATAACTGGAACTGCAAAAAACACCTAAGTATACCCTTTTATCACAAAGGAAGACTTTCCTTAGACTTGACTTCtcttgcccagagaagttatgaggtccctggcagtgttcaaggccaggctggatggggttgtCTGGCCTATGAaaggtgcccctgccatggcagggagtttggaactagatgatcttcagGGTCCGctccaactcaaaccattctatgattctgtaactTACTTGACTGATCCCATGATTTTACACTGCTTTGGTGATGACTGGGAATACAGTTCTAAGATCTGATCAGATTTATCATGCGGTGTTTATTTTAGGCATGAAAATGTAAAGGCAATTAACAAACATATACTTTTGACCTTTTGCTGATGCTGTGAATTCCAGCAAGTAAAAAGAAAGGCCACaaattttttaatacaaaaaagtGTATTAATAACACTGCATGATATATCCTAAGCACTAGCAATTCAAGAAAGAATCCTCTTTATATCTCAGAAAGGTACAGCTTCTCTAGGCAGGACCTAATCCTGCTTtagttaaattaaattttggaaataataaaCCTACCTGTAAAAAAGATGTCCATTCCCCCACACAGCCAGGACTGACATTGAGATCATGTAGTAACATGGTTTGAAAGCCATGTGATTGTGACCAGATTCTCACTCTTGCCTTGAATGCCTCAAGTTCGCTTTTAAAGGCCTCAAAGTAGCCTTCTCctgtctgcaaagaaaaaaatgaagtatttgTTCTTTAGCCATTTGTTCTTTTGAATTGTAAGCTTACACagtgctgaaaaaaatccaggcagTAATGACATGTTATACCTTTTGGGGAATAACAACTGTGAACAACTTAGGGATAAAGTTAGTCAATTTAAAGTTATGTTTCATGTAGATTTCTTTTTAGGACAATCTGTAGCATTTATATGCAGAAGTAAAGTAGCTGATTTATCTGAGAACATGTAAAACCAAACCTAATTTTAGCCTGTAATTTATTCCAACTCAGAAGGTATCCTTACAACAGATGCTTGTTGAAGCCCTTTGATCAAAAGTAAAGCACAAACTAATTCACATTTTAACTATACTCATTTAGGCAATATTAAGATCCATTAGAGTCGTGAACGACTGAACAAAGTCTATAGCAAATCACAGTTTCAGTTTTCCCACCTTTTTCCCATGAAGCTCTGGATTGCCCTATTTCAGTCATGAGAAAGGGACACTTTATATAGCTGCCTCACAGTAAGGGGGAGACTTTGAAAACACGTGTAATTAGTCAATAGTCAGACCAGTTTAGGATCAGTGGGTATTTGCTGTTGTTACTTAATTATTACTTGTCTGTGACGcacctgctgtcccccagctgCATCTTGCCTTCCACCTACAACAAGCAAAATCCACTAAGCTTTCATCTGCAGAACCAGAATTATAACAAAGTGTTCTATCTAGAAAATAATTGCTATCAAAACTCTTTCCCATAAGCCTAAATCAGTCAGAAAATTATTTAGCCTCACATGGTTGGGAAGAAATCCCTTCTAAAACACTTGTATCATATCAAGAGTTTCTCACATTATTACCCAAGTCGACTTACTTTGGCTTTTTGGAAAAAGAGACGAAAACATCCTCTTGGATCCACATTGCAGCTTCTGGCAATTTCTATAATAAACTGCATTACAACTGCTTGGTGTGCTACTTGCTCCATCAGagctcttttctgaaaaaaagaagttaaaattaTGATTTAAAGATATATTTCTAAAATTCAGCAGAATTTCCTTTTGTTCCAGTTCCTAAGCAGATGTGAACTGATGCGTACAGAAGCAAGAGGACTCACAGTTAGCTATAACTAGACATAAATGTGACAATGCACTATCAATAAAGTAGAGAGGGCTGGAAGAACAGTTAAACAGCTAATGAAGTTGGTCACATTTCTACTGTGCAAATAGGAAAATGTGTGCTTCCAAAGATTTAAACATCTTCATACCTGTTCAGCTTCTAGATGAAAACACCACAACATGAGATACCTAGATGTTTCTTCACATACAAGGTACGGGTGATCAGACAAAAACCTTTGACTATCATCCCATCTGCTCAGCATGCCTAATAAGAGAAACACAGTTAAGATATTCTAAACAGATAAATGATTTAATGCAGCAAGGAAAAAGTTACCTGTATTGATACCAAGTATACATAACAACTTGGCAATTTACTAACCTCAAAATAACAGCATGCAGctaaatttgggggttttatttatACATCTAACCAATGCTGAAGGAGCATTACTAGAAGGCATAATTAGTCTTTGAAGATACTAAAAGTAGATTATAACAGTCATGCATGTCTAGTAACgctgataatttatttttaatcagttcTCACAAGCTAACAAAGTGATGCAGACATCTATTAGTTACAACACCAAATAGCTTAAAAGTTTATGGACAGATATCTACATTAAGCGATTCTAACAAACACAAATCCTCTAAAtgtttgcaaataaaaacacaaagacAGAACCTGTAATctgtcaaaaattaaaatgcttctaATATATAGTTTGCTAGACTTTTTGAGAATTCAAATTAATTATACAAACAGCTTGAtctcaaaaaacaaacccacaccaGTATTGGAAAGTTAATTAGAATTTTGAATGGCAGTATCATGGCACTAGCTTCAGGTAACAAGCCAAATGTAAAAATCAGAACTCAATACTCATAGCACTTCTTCAAGTTGTCCTATCTTTGACAGTCATTATTGGCAACAGGTATCAGATGTACAGCTTCACCCGTCTATCAGCACATAACAGGCCTAAAGATAATTCAGTGGTAATGACCTGAGCTAATCTTAATCCTAGCAAACAAATGCTGAAAGATAAAGCAACAGGTTGTATTTCTTTTGAGTGTTTTCAAGTTACTCTGTGTAAGTTCTTCATTGTTTTGAAGCCACAAGAGGATCCAGAAGCAGGACTCATGCAATATAGCTAAGTCCACACTGCCCCTTGGCAGCAGCTAGCATGGAACAAGTGACTTCACAAAGCATTAATGTACTGCGGCTTTCTACAGTGGACTTATGTatcacaaattaaaataataacatgGCTTTGAACTCAGgaagtataaaaaaaattaccttctgTAATAAGGTTGCTTCTTTAACAGTCTAATTTGAATTTAGACAAAGAGTAATTTCGCCCAACTCTCAGCTAGGAAGCCTACAAGATAGCCTCTTCTTTTTTTACCTGCTGAAATGCACAGCAGGAGAGATGTTTTCTAATTCCAATATCATTACACTGAACAGTTAAGGTACTTAAGAGTACTTAAGAACCTGTGCCTATTACTACTATTTGCATACTCTTGACAGTGTTGTGCCTTTACTTGATACCTGAAAGGCTTGCTAAGGGTAACAGGGCTCAAAGCCCTTTCTTTAAAACAGCTTTAAGCTCcccagaggcaaaaaaaaagtaaaaacaactTTGTAAAAACAACTGAATTCTGACAATCCAGTCTTATTCTTGATTGTTCCAGAATTCCAAATATGGCTATACTATACTATAGCATGAAATCAGCCTGAATGGCAAGCACTTCAGAGAACCATACAAATTTTAGATTACGTTACAAGATCAGCTTTGTGCTCAGTTGGGTTTAACAATTATGACAGAGCTAAAGTGACACCTAGTGGATAACTAAGTATAGTTTTAAACACACAATTCTGAGCATACATACTCTCAGAGTACGTGTTAACAAATACGTCCATTTAATCAGCCATTACCCTTACAAATTAACAGGTAACAGAAAatcatttaataaaacatttaacgtaatctcctttaaaaaaggagagagcCATGGATGACCCATGCACTTTTATATACATGACTTATATGTCTAGGAATGTCCCTGCCTTTTCCCACTGGTGTGGAATATCTATGGAGCctgataaaataaaactgaacagTCTGTCATTTAGGTCTGTCATTTATTAGCATTCATTCTGTACAAGAAGGAGCAAACCAACAAATTCTGTAGGAACCACAAGATGTTGGAAAAACAGACTCACCGAAGTGTCTAATCTTTTGTTCATGTTTTTGCATTAGTGGTTCAGACACAGCCTCatcttcaatttcttttcttttttgattaaTAAAActctgaggaagagaaagatTGTACTATCACATAAAATCCACACATATTGTTTAGTGACATAAAGGAGTTATTATACTTTAATATGTTACTATTTAAATGACTATGTTCTAATTTTAGAGTTGTATCatatttgaggatttttttcagaaagtgtCTTATCTAGTAACAGAATTTGAAAGTTTCCTTATAATCTCtgaaaaacttctgttttcataTAGGAACTTACTGATTTGTTAGTAATGAGAATCATGTACATTGCAGTCTGGATCAGGGAAATTAGGAGATGTAATAGTGATGAGAAactcatttttgcttttttatattcttcatGTCTATTTGTAGCTCCGTAGCCCATTACTGTATAACTATATAGATTCACAGCTAGAATTTTACCTACTCGGTTAGcaagaaagacaaaatacaTTCCTAAAAGCTCAATCCTCATCTAGTTTCTTCTGAAACCAAGGACAACACTCTACCATAAAGAACTAGAGAGGAATGAAGGTTTCAGAAAAGAGTCAAACCAACAGGGGGAATTCCCTCAACATCTGTGTTTCTAATTGGACATTCTTGTCAATTATGCTAATTTGCTACACTTACAAAACTGTAGTTGGTCTATGTCACATGTGCAACTTCAGTGCATTTTTCAGCGTGTATTTTGGTGTGTTGTGCATCTGAAGGGACCCTTCACAAAAAGTTAACCACATTTATCACCTGACTGTGTCTGGCTTGTGACTTTAGGGCTCAGTAAAAGGCAATGACAGCTGTTGAAATTAAATTGTGAAATCAAAGATAAGATCCTCCTATTAAAAAAAGTTCATGCTAAATAATTTGTATTACAGTAGACAGTATTAGAGGCAAACTAACAGTTTCATATTCTGGGTTGGATGGGACATTTAAAGACCACAGAGTTTCAACCGTCCCTGGCAACGCAAGAATATCTTCCACTGAATTAGGCTGCTCCAAAACCAGTCCAATCTGACCTCTGTTGCTTCTAGGGATTGGGTATCTACACCTTCCCTGGGCAACTGGTTCCAGTGTCCTGATACcctaataataaaaaagaatctTCCTtacatccaatctaaacctaccatctttcagtttaaagccattccctcttgtcctgtcagcacaggctgtgataaaaaatgtttttctccatctttcttataaggcccctttaagtactgaaaggtCATATGAAGGTAAATTAGGgcttcctggagccttctcttcttcaagctgaacaaccccagctctcccagcctttcctcataggaaaggtgctccagccctctgatcagCTCTGTAGCgctcctctggagctgctccaacACGAGTCCTTCTTGTACTGAGGACCCCAGAACTGGGTGCATTACTGTGGGggtgggtctcagcagagcagaggggcagaatcccctctcTGGCCCTGTTGCCCAcgctgctctggatgcagcccaggacacctttggctctctgggctgggagtgcccacGGCTGGGTCAcgtccagcctctcacccaccagcaccccaagcccttctgggcagggctgctgagatctgttcatccccagcctgtgctggtatCAGGGGATTGCTCTGACCCACGTGCAGCATCTcgcacttggtcttgttaaaaCACATGAGATCCCCATGGACCCACTTCTGCATCTTGTCTGGGTCCTCTGGAAGGCTTCCTTCTGGTCTGATAACTGCACGACTCAGCTTGATATCATCTGCAAACCTCCTGAAAGTGCACCCAATTCGTCTGTTTAATTTCAATGAAGACATTAAATAACACTGGTCCCAGTACAGACCCCTGAAGGATACCACTGGCCCCTGGTGTCCATTGGACTCTGAGCCATTGACCACTACCCTTTGCATGCCACCAACCACTTCCTCATCCACCTAACAGTTCACTCATCAAATCCATCTCTCTCCAGTTTAAGAGAAGGATGCTGCATGAGACCACATCCAAGGCTTTGCAGAAGTCCAGATAAATGACATCGTAACCCTTCACCTGTCCACTGATGCCATCACCTCGTCACAGGTCACTGATAAGGCCACTGAAGAATTGGTCTGGCAGGACTTGCCCTTGACGCAGCTGTGCTGAATGTCCCGAACCACCTCCCTGTCCTACATGTGCCTGAGAACAGCTCCTAGAAAGGTCTATTCCATGaccttcccaggcacagaggtgagtgACATATTGTGTTTTGTGCTGTACAAGACACAGAAGACACTCAGAGACTGGTAACAACTGGAATGAACAAAACAGGCTAGCACTTGCTTCCATGCACAATGATGTAGGTCATACCTTATTAAAAACTTCTTTACTAACAGGATCTGTGTTCCATAGATTCTGTCGTTCCCTCTGGTTTAGcgcttcttcttttcttctccactcTTCCTCTCTCCATCTCAACTCGGCAGCTTCAGTCCTTGCTTGAGCAGATTCCTGATCACAGGATTCTGAATTATGCAGTGCTAAACTACCAAATTTTTGCTGGGCTTCTGCTAGATTCCATGTGCATTCTACAGAGTGCTTCACAAACTCTCTTTCTTTTTGGCAGGCTAATTCAATCCCTTGGCTGTATGTCTGTGAGGAAAATCAGACATGTTATTTATGAAGAGAAAATTGTTGATTTACAGTTTCTATAGAAGCAGACTGGCCTAAATCCCAAAGCTAATAATAATGCACCTGGAAGGCACCTTAGATATGCAGCATTATAATAGCCGAAGTGATGAAGCATGGCAATGTACAGCTATGTCTTCTAGAAAGAGATTTCCGGTTCAAGTCACCCTAAGTTTATTAAGTGTATTTGCAAAATTATGGACCATGTGCTGCTATCAGTAATCGTTTCCAGACtgcaaaaatacttttgatACAGCTGAAATCCCTCTGGCTATCTTAGGGCTGGAACATTAGCAGCAGCCAAGTGTGAGGATACTCTGAATATACACTTCTGATAAGAAAGTATTGGGCTTATGATGTCAGATCACAACAGTAAAGtaactgctgctgcctgcatttCAGTATTAGTACTCAAATGGACAACATCTTCTCTTGAACTGACACAAGAAGTGGTATTTAAGTTATAAAGCAGCCAAGGCCCAGCACAAACACATGCTCCTTCAGATCAAATCTGTTGAGGATGTCACCACTCATAGCTGGGAGAGAAAGGGACATCTTAAGGAACCCTATTTATATTAATTCCAGATGTGTGCTCAGAATTCACACTCACTAATATGCCAAGCCTTTCCCACTAAGagtgaagaaaaatgcatgCATATGCATTAGTTCCTCAGCCTTCCACTGCCACGTTATGAAATCTGCAGTGCTGATAGCCTCTGGCAGGGGCACACGAAGGACAATTTGTGAAAGACTATCTGAAGGAAACTTTAACGCAAGTAAATCAAACTTATTGTCCCAACTTGTCTGAGAAtgacagcatttttatttctgcagtaacaagaagaaaattccaCTGTTGGAAAAGTAACGTAATGGCAGCTGCTTGCGAAACCACACAGAATTCCTTACAACGCGTTTATAAATCGCCGCCTCGCCCCGGCTAACAGAGAAACACACCGCCTACCTATCTGTTCCTTGGGCACGGGGACGCTGGGATaactccagcccagctccttccGCAGCGCCTGCCCACTGTTGGCGGAGCTGTTACCAGGGCGGCCCGCCAAACCCCCCCTGTCCCCGCCGGCCCTCGGAGCCCCGGCGGGCGCTCCGGCACGGCCCCGTCCCGACACGGCGaccccgctcccgccgccgccccccgcggGCCGCGCCGCCCGGCACCGACCCGCACCGCGCCCCCGGGCGCCAGACACGGGGCgaggggccggggcggcggggccggggcgcgggcGTACCTGCACCTCCGGCAAGCGCTGGCGGAAGGCGGCAGCCTGTGTCCgctcctcgtcctcctcctcctccgggACGCCGCCGTCCCGGGAGCGCGGCAGCCACAGCGCCATGCCCGGTGCCGTCCCGGCGGCGCGACCCGTTCGCCGGAACTGGGGTAGCGACACTTCCGCCGATGGCAGCGCGGCCGGGAGCGCCCGCCCTCGGCGCGTCGGGAGGGGCGAGTGGCGGGCGCACCTCAGGGGCGGCAATGAAGGCAGCGGGCGGGCCCTGCCGCGGGTCCGTCTCGGCCCCGGCTCCGGCCCTTGGCGTAGCCGGTACCTCTGTCCGTGCACCCGTCCTTGTCCCTGCGTCGTCGCTGTCTCTGCCGCTGTCCTGTGCCGTCAGCTGTCCGTATGCCTTTCCCTAATCCTGCCTTTTCCGTGCCGCTGGAAGGCCGCTCAccttcctgcaggctgctgcacGGCGCTGGCAGGCTaccacatgtgtgtgtgtgcgtgtatGTGTATATGCGATCCTTCAGTCCTAAGAGCTCCTGGGGTGCTGTCTAGGGTGTTGTAATAGCTTGGCTCTCATCTGGGAATGGAAGTTAGCACATAATGAGGCCATACCTTTGTGAAAGTGCCCCTGTAAAGATTAAAATGTGCCCTCGTTGTAGCCCTACTTTTTACCCATGGAATGGCTGTTTAGGTCTTCCTCCAAACAGGAGGTGCTGGCTGATTCTTTGGGCGTCGCAGGTATAAAGCCTGCAAGAAAAATACGCTAGGAAAACTTCAGATTAAATGGGAAGGTAGGGGACCTGTTGCTGTGTGTTTATATAACAGAAGGATTACTGCTGTGGCCAAAGGGATAATACTAGCATGTTGCTCACAGCAGTCCTCATCagatagaagaaaaagaaaattatggtTTTCACTCAATCATTTTCTTGTAATCAAATGTTTCTATGTAATGCTAAGGCCTATGAAATTTAGTTCCTGTTACGTGGGACAATAAAAGCCAAAATTACAAAATGAGAGAACTCCCAATGATAGCTCTTAACCTGGCATTTTGAGGCTATCAGTAATAACACCAAGGGCCACTGAGTCTGTTCTGAGATAGGGTCCTGCAGACCTGGACTGGTGCACATGCCTAAGACTAGACCAAGGAGTTTCATGTGAAAATATCCTTTTCTTTCATAAGGTTACATTTCCTGGTGTGTTTCTGGCTGAGAAACCAAGATATTTCTCAGTTTGTGCATCTTGGATGAGCACAAAAGGGCAGAATGAATGCCTGTCCCCCGTTAACTCCTCTCTTGTCTCATAAGGTGTGCTTTGAAAAGGTGTCTTTGGTTTGTTGTATGTTTTGGGATAAAAACTGATGTCTCAAGTCTTGTATGAGATGTAATTCAGGTGTAATGTTATTTATCTTTACAAGTGGTAAGTTATTCTTGTTTCACATGTATCTCAGCATAATAAGAATCATTATTAGGTCCATTCCTCAAATGGAACTTTACATTTCTTTAAGATTTTATGATTTAGAACGTTGACATTATTGGTAATGAGAGGTCATCTCCCACATGGACAGTTCTTACCTAATATCAATAATAACAATAGTCTATATGAGGGTAATTGAAGTTAGTTTGATTCAGATATGATAGATCTGGGATCAATATGACATTCCAATTATAATATGGCTATCATCTGTTGAGATTTCTGTCTGTACAGAAGACATATGATGTAAATGAAGATCTAAATGAATGATGGACGAGTGGTTTTAGTGCCCTTTTACATGTCACTCAAACACCTGGAACTGATGATAAGAGGAGTCTCGGTGTTTTTCCTGTACCTTACTGTATGTTAATGTATGTTGTGTTTGAagactgctttttaaaaaatggtgtaAGACAACATGTCTGTGTCTGCTGACAAGCAAGCCCATGCTGAAGCCATTTACAAAACAGGTATGCTATAAGTTTAGAGGAACAGTATATTTCTTACCTATTTGATCCAAAGTCTTCTTGattgtttttcaaattactCTTACTACCTGTGTGTTTCTCTAAAATTGTTTACATCTGGCTCGCGAGAGGCTTTTCCTTGAGTAGCAtggttgcttttcctttcccctctggtTGTCCTTGACACAAGTGGAAAACTACACATGGAAACACAAGTATTATTCTCATTAAGGCCTTTTCCCTGTCTCAAGGCAGATGCAACTCTAAATACATGACTCTTTGATCTCTATGCAATGAAACCCCACAGTCATGTTACGACCAGAAGTGGGAAATATAACCCACTTCCAAAGAGTAGTTTCTTATATGTTTACTTAACGCTAAGTAATTCACATGAAGTAGGTCTTGTTAGATAAGTTCATCTTTTTTCTTACCACACATTAGGGTTTTTTGTGCCTGTCACCTTCATCAGTAGGTGTTGACAAACAGTGAAGTAGCACATTTTCTTGGAGAAAACATTGGTTAGGTCAGCCCTCTTTAAAGACGACTATTGCTAAAATATTGTCTGAAAACACTGCTGTCATTCGAAGAAGGACGTTGAtgccttcaaaaaaaaaaaaggagcaaatattaataaaacaagTGGTGTGCAGCTGAATGCATCTTCTCTAAATAGGTAGAATGTCCGACATTTATGACCAAATAAAACCAGTGGTAAAATTCCAGTTTACTTCAAAGGGGTCAGAATTTCACTCCAAGGTGTGCAAAGAGCATTTGAATAAGACATAATTCATTGTAGCAAAGTAGACAAGAGCTAAAGGCAGACAAATGCATTTCAATTTGTTTCTTAAAAGGTATTTCACAGGTGATATCTTAAccaattttgtttttataagaCATTCAAACACGCTTTACataatacacagaaaaataaaggaaaacttCCTTACATTTTCTCATTTGCCCATAACCTGTGTGGAAAATTACTGTCCTTTAAAGTGTTTAGAGTTACAgcttttaatcttttaatttgGGATGTGTCCTATAGGATTGGCCAAGAATTCAAGTGTTTTTCCAACATGTATTTCTAATTGTACTTGTGGTTCTTCTGGTTTACAGTTCGAAGAATTTCACTCAGGGTACTGTAAACCTGATATTTTTCCCCTACAAATTACAGGCTGTTCTGAAGTTGATGCCTATATGAATGAATATgaaatttcagctttgttttttccaaaacattgcataactttaaaaatgtaaatcacATCCTAAAATACACAGTAACATATAATATTAGCTAAGTGTTTTGTTCAGTGGCAGCTTGGCAAAAAATATGACAATTATTTTGAATAGATATTAAAGTGTTCCTGTGAATGCTGATTTGTTTAATGAGtgttataattaatttatttgcttcttACTGTTTTCCCGTAGTTGTTTGAAGGTGCTTTAGAtcctgctgcagaaagcaaaatacagaaagtatGATATTTGAATAAGTGataattaaaattgaaaaagcagATCCATGTATTCACATAATGAGTCTGTTTCTCTGACTGTCTTTCCAGAGAACATGACCTGGTACATGTTGGTCTCCCTTTATGTTGCACTTATTTGAGCCATTTGAATGTCAGCCTTTATAAGCTAGCTGCCCTCAATTAAATTACATGATTTTTCCATTCTTAGGACAGGCTGTGTTCTGACACCTAGTGTGACACACTAGGCTAACCTGACActgtgcttttttatttttctatcagCAATTTTGGGTTTTGAAGTCTGTGACAAGTCGTCGCATTTAATGGTTAGGCAgtcttttaaaagctgaaatctgTTGCTTGTAGGGGGATGcgggagggaaaaaaattattaataacaaTAGCTTGTCTATATTCTGTTTTGCCATTGCTAGTAAACTTTCAACAGTCAGTCATACCTACAGAAGCACATGtttagttaaaatattttcatcccTTAGCT is part of the Camarhynchus parvulus chromosome Z, STF_HiC, whole genome shotgun sequence genome and harbors:
- the CDC37L1 gene encoding hsp90 co-chaperone Cdc37-like 1, with the protein product MALWLPRSRDGGVPEEEEDEERTQAAAFRQRLPEVQTYSQGIELACQKEREFVKHSVECTWNLAEAQQKFGSLALHNSESCDQESAQARTEAAELRWREEEWRRKEEALNQRERQNLWNTDPVSKEVFNKSFINQKRKEIEDEAVSEPLMQKHEQKIRHFGMLSRWDDSQRFLSDHPYLVCEETSRYLMLWCFHLEAEQKRALMEQVAHQAVVMQFIIEIARSCNVDPRGCFRLFFQKAKTGEGYFEAFKSELEAFKARVRIWSQSHGFQTMLLHDLNVSPGCVGEWTSFLQNTGDLQGSINTDVCSFNSVIQRDEEESKMMDTL